A genomic stretch from Bos javanicus breed banteng chromosome 29, ARS-OSU_banteng_1.0, whole genome shotgun sequence includes:
- the LOC133241640 gene encoding mucin-2-like isoform X1 has protein sequence MSPTGSPATETTPATATASTALIPSTGLGSPTTPTGPMQTPSLPATASSSTQAGTAPTTRTQPTVSSEESPWSTSAVTTRATSAPVPTATQRSTATGPPVTWATTRPTGPSLSTATQSTARATVRTTAASPSLATSGTATGNASPSLATSGTATGNPTTSSTHRWTPETPISQETQRTEPPRPPEGTTGPSTAHTGLRPTAPTTGAEGSASPNTPAPPSTAMPITHSSTTLPLPVPTTPQTSTPPTTTTPTVTPTATPLTETTTPTVTPYPTPPPPETLPVHVSTSATSSVTPTSHQVITLTESHTTFSTTKTTGTPPPSTHTPVTETVLTPTATPLTTTTTPTVTPLTTTTGTTTPTATPLTTTTTGTSKPTATPLTETTTPTATPLTETTTPTATPLTNTTTPTVIPLTNTTTETTTPTDTPLTETTSTATPMTKTTTPTATPLTETTTPTATPLTETTTETTTTTPLTETTTETTTPTATPLTETTSTATPMTKTTSTATPLTETTTETTTVTPLTETTTPTATPLTKTMTPTATPLTKTMTPTATLLTKTTTPTVTSLTETTTSTVTSLTTTTTETTTPTATLLTMTTTPTVTLLTETTTSTVTSLTTTTTEITTPTATPLTMTTTSTVTLLTKTTTPTATPLTETTTPTTTPLTETTTETTTPTATPLTETTTSTVTSLTTTTTETTTPTATPLTETTTETTTPTATPPTKTTTKTTTPTVTQLTETITETTTPTVTPLTETTTSTVTSLTRTTTETTTPTATPLTETTTSTVTSLTKTTTKTTTPTVTQLTETITETTTPTVTPLTETTTSTPPTETTTPTVTPLTETTTETTRPTVTPLTKTTTPTPLTETTTPTPQTETTTPTATPLTKTTTPTATPLTETTTSTVTSLTKTTTKTTTPTATPLTETTTPTATPLTETTTETTTPTGSPLTKTTTKTTTPTVTQLTETITETTTPTVTPLTETTTSTVTSLTKTTTKTTTPTATPLTETTTPTATPLTETTTETTTPTGTPLTKTTTETITPTGTPLTTTTIPTVTPLTETTTESITPTDTPLTETTTSTPLTKITTPTVTPLTKSTTPTATPLTKTTTETTTPTPLTKTTTKTTTPTITPLIETTTATPLTETSTPTITPLTKTTTETTTPTPLTKTTTKTTTPTITPLTETTTETSTATPLTETTISTVTPLTKTTTETTTPTATPLTKTTTPTATPLTETTTSTVTSLTKTTTKTTTPTATPLTETTTPTATPLTETTTETTTPTGTPLTKTTTETTTPTVTQLTETITETTTPTVTPLTKTTTETTTPTGTPLTETTTSTPLTKTTTPTATPLTKTTTKTTTPTVTSLTETTTETTTPTVTL, from the exons ATGTCCCCCACAGGCTCGCCTGCCACAGAAACCACGCCAGCCACGGCCACGGCCAGCACCGCGCTGATCCCCAGCACTGGGCTCGGCTCCCCAACAACACCCACGGGGCCCATGCAGACGCCCAGCCTCCCAGCCACGGCTTCTTCATCCACACAGGCAGGGACAGCCCCAACCACCCGGACACAACCAACGGTCTCCTCGGAGG AGTCACCTTGGAGCACCTCTGCTGTCACCACCCGGGCCACATCTGCACCGGTCCCCACAGCCACGCAAAGGTCCACAGCCACGGGCCCTCCCGTGACCTGGGCCACCACACGGCCCACGGGGCCCTCCCTCAGCACCGCCACGCAGTCCACAGCTCGGGCCACGGTGCGCACCACAGCAGCCTCGCCAAGCCTGGCAACATCAGGGACCGCCACAGGGAATGCCTCACCAAGCCTGGCGACGTCAGGGACCGCCACAGGGAACCCCACAA CATCCTCAACACATCGATGGACCCCCGAAACCCCCATCAGCCAGGAGACACAGCGCACGGAGCCCCCACGACCGCCAGAGGGCACCACAGGgcccagcacagcacacacaggccTGAGACCAACGGCCCCCACCACTGGGGCCGAGGGCAGCGCCAGCCCCAACACACCGGCTCCTCCCTCCACAGCCATGCCCATCACCCACTCCAGCACCACCCTTCCACTCCCTGTCCCCACCACACCCCAGACATCAACTCCACCCACAACCACCACACCCACAGtcacacccacagccacaccactgacagagaccaccacacccacagtcACACCCTACCCAACCCCACCACCTCCAGAGACCCTTCCTGTCCACGTGTCAACATCGGCCACCTCCTCAGTGACTCCAACCTCTCACCAGGTTATCACCCTGACCGAGTCCCACACCACCTTCTCCACCACAAAGACAACTGGCACCCCTCCTCCATCAACACACACCCCTGTCACAGAGACAGTGCtcacacccacagccacaccactgacaaCCACCACCACACCTACAGTCACACCACTGACAACCACCACAGggaccaccacacccacagccacaccactgacaaCCACCACCACAGGGACCTCCAAACCCACAGCCACGCCACTGacagagaccaccacacccacagccacaccactgacagagaccaccacacccacagccacaccactgacaaaCACCACCACACCCACAGTCATACCACTGACAAACACCACAACAgaaaccaccacacccacagACACACCACTGACAGAAACCACATCCACAGCCACACCAATGACAaagaccaccacacccacagccacaccacttacagagaccaccacacccacagccacaccactgacagagaccaccacagaaaccaccacaaccacaccactgacagagaccaccacagaaaccaccacacccacagccacaccactgacaGAAACCACATCCACAGCCACACCAATGACAAAGACCACAtccacagccacaccactgacaGAGACGACCACAGAAACCACCACAGTCACACCACTGacagagaccaccacacccacagccacaccactgacaaagaccatgacacccacagccacaccactgacaaagaccatgacacccacagccacactactgacaaagaccaccacacccacagtcACATCACTGACAGAGACCACCACATCCACAGTCACATCACTGACAACAACCACAacagagaccaccacacccacagccacactGCTGACAATgaccaccacacccacagtcACACTACTGACAGAGACCACCACATCCACAGTCACATCACtaacaacaaccacaacagagatcaccacacccacagccacaccgCTGACAATGACCACCACATCCACAGTCACACTactgacaaagaccaccacacccacagccacaccacttACAGAGACCACCACACCAACCACCACACCACTGACAGAGACCACCACAGAAACCACCACACCCACCGCCACACCACTGACAGAGACCACCACATCCACAGTCACATCACTGACAACAACCACAacagagaccaccacacccacagccacaccacttACAGAGACCACCACAGAAACCACCACACCCACCGCCACACCACCGACAAAGACCACCACAAAAACCACTACACCCACAGTCACACAACTGACAGAAACTATAacagagaccaccacacccacagtTACACCACTGACAGAAACCACCACATCCACAGTCACATCACTGACAAGGACCACAacagagaccaccacacccacagccacaccactgacaGAAACCACCACATCCACTGTCACATcactgacaaagaccaccacaAAAACCACTACACCCACAGTCACACAACTGACAGAGACTATAacagagaccaccacacccacagtcACACCACTGACAGAAACCACCACATCCACACCACCGacagagaccaccacacccacagtcACACCACTGACAGAGACCACAACAGAGACCACCAGACCCACAGTCACACCACTGACAAAGACTACCACACCCACACCACTGACAGAAACCACCACACCCACACCACAGacagagaccaccacacccacagccacaccactgacaaagaccaccacacccacagccacaccactgacaGAAACCACCACATCCACAGTCACATcactgacaaagaccaccacaaaaaccactacacccacagccacaccactgacagagaccaccacacccacagccacgccactgacagagaccacaacagaaaccaccacacccacaggctcaccactgacaaagaccaccacaAAAACCACTACACCCACAGTCACACAACTGACAGAGACTATAacagagaccaccacacccacagtTACACCACTGACAGAAACCACCACATCCACAGTCACATcactgacaaagaccaccacaaaaaccactacacccacagccacaccactgacaGAGACCACCACACCTACAGCCACGCCACTGACAGAGACCACAACAgaaaccaccacacccacaggcacaccactgacaaagaccaccacaGAAACCATCACACCCACAGGAACACCACTGACAACCACCACCATACCCACAGTCACACCACTGACAGAGACTACAACAGAGAGCATCACACCCACAGACACACCACTGACAGAAACCACAACATCCACACCACTGACAAAGATCACCACCCCCACAGTCACACCACTGACAAAGAGcaccacacccacagccacaccactgacaaagaccacaacagagaccaccacacccacaccactgacaaagaccaccacaAAAACCACTACACCCACAATCACACCACTGATAGAAACCACCACAGCCACACCACTCACAGAAACCAGCACACCCACAATcacaccactgacaaagaccacaacagagaccaccacacccaccccactgacaaagaccaccacaAAAACCACTACACCCACAATCACACCACTGACAGAAACCACCACAGAAACCAGcacagccacaccactgacaGAGACCACCATATCCACAGTcacaccactgacaaagaccacaacagagaccaccacacccacagccacaccactgacaaagaccaccacacccacagccacaccactgacaGAAACCACCACATCCACAGTCACATcactgacaaagaccaccacaaaaaccactacacccacagccacaccactgaccgagaccaccacacccacagccacgccactgacagagaccacaacagaaaccaccacacccacaggcacaccactgacaaagaccaccacaGAAACCACTACACCCACAGTCACACAACTGACAGAGACTATAacagagaccaccacacccacagttacaccactgacaaagaccaccacagaaaccaccacacccacagGAACACCACTGACAGAAACCACAACATccacaccactgacaaagaccaccacacccacagccacaccactgacaaagaccaccacaAAAACCACTACACCCACAGTGACATCACTGACAGAGACTACAACAGAGACAACCACACCCACAGTCACACTATGA